The Toxoplasma gondii ME49 chromosome III, whole genome shotgun sequence genome includes a window with the following:
- a CDS encoding valyl-tRNA synthetase (encoded by transcript TGME49_253290) → MPTRHDRTVGETRRPFSSPGESFFLHDTAQPSTSCASRGFPSRSASALSILRDEMVTKKNLDGLMAASYQPGDVEKDWYAWWEQENFFSPTSLSLHQRQVYSGSLPVPVSSELAATTKKENQFVMVIPPPNVTGSLHIGHTLTVAIEDSLARWNRMNGKIVLWVPGADHAGIATQSVVERALLKEGAPSRHELGREAFLRKVWDWKRRYGDTICDQLRRVGSSVSWPHFSFTLDEKLSRAVVEAFVRMYDAGLIYREERLVSWSPYLKTAISDVEVDVEEIDKPKKVTIPGFEYPVEVGYLWHFSYEVEGGGRLEVATTRIETMLGDVAVAVNPTDERYSNLVGKRLIHPFFREREMRVVADDHVVSTFGTGAVKITPAHDKNDYAIAKRHNLPCISIFTLDGKIGPEGGPFAGQHRFECRFKIQQALKDLGLLGEKVPNTHAMQLPRCSRSGDIIEYMLIPQWWCSCKDMADRSVKAVRNGDLKIVPAFHEDVWYHWLENIKDWCISRQLWWGHRIPAYRVTKPEQQEETWVVGRSHQEALERAGAKLGIQALSTISLEQDEDVLDTWFSSGLFPFSVFGWPDNTEDIQAFFPTSLLETGHDILFFWVARMVMMSLQLTDKLPFDTVFLHAMVRDAHGQKMSKSKGNVIDPLEVISGISLQDLQAKLHKGNLPEKEIKRAEEVLKKEFPKGIEACGCDALRLGLLAYTRQGRNVNLDLNRVVGYRHFCNKLWNATKFAMDKFEAASQLLECGTEGAVNGHEVKPFRPGGIFMGGVGISRGAQELTGCTGVKYDQLEWVDRWILHRLSVTCAEVKKAFEEYAFSEVVTAIFNFFLYDFCDYYLELSKQRLTVRSVEQKTADTTGSSSRYIRSLCALEVLHVCLDRGLRLLHPLCPFITEELFQRLPGYETKPTSICIADYPQPIMQWTDYKLDDEMELFKSVVSHFRSLIAALDIPPKIKPVGYVMITDVAQKYNENASSASLRSFISAREGDLAAMAKMSKISVRAPDQNAPDCCVSDVVCGSVSIFLSVEDGVNLAQTLEKMNKKKANLEKMIQGYEKKEAMPAYEEKVPADVREQNAVRKGELQEELKMLLQAVENMKRLAGQ, encoded by the exons ACCTGGATGGCCTCATGGCCGCCTCGTACCAACCTGGCGACGTGGAGAAGGACTGGTACGCATGGTGGGAGCAGGAGAACTTTTTCTCGCCAacgagtctctctcttcaccagCGTCAAGTCTACTCCGGTTCCTTGCCGGTCCCAGTTTCGTCGGAGCTTGCAGCGacgacgaaaaaggaaaatcAGTTCGTCATGGTCATTCCGCCGCCCAACGTCACCGGCTCTCTTCACATCGGCCACACCCTCACGGTGGCAATTGAAGACTCGCTTGCCAGATG GAACCGCATGAATGGAAAAATTGTCCTTTGGGTCCCCGGCGCAGACCACGCAG GCATTGCCACGCAGAGTGTGGTGGAGAGGGCCTTGTTGAAGGAGGGTGCGCCTTCTCGCCACGAGCTGGGGAGAGAGGCGTTTCTCCGAAAGGTCTGGGACTGGAAGCGACGGTATGGGGACACGATCTGCGATCAGTTGAg ACGCGTAGGCAGCAGTGTCTCCTGGCCGCATTTCTCCTTCACTCTGGACGAAAAACTGTCTCGCGCTGTTGTCGAGGCCTTCGTCCGCATGTACGACGCGGGGTTGATctacagagaagagag GCTCGTCTCTTGGTCGCCCTATTTGAAGACAGCAATTAGCGATGTTGAGGTAGACGTCGAAGAGATCGACAAACCGAAGAAAGTCACCATTCCCG GATTCGAGTACCCCGTTGAAGTTGGCTACTTGTGGCATTTCTCCTACGAAGTCGAAGGCGGCGGCCGCCTCGAGGTGGCCACCACGCGTATTGAAACGATGCTAGGAGACGTCGCCGTGGCCGTTAATCCCACGGATGAGCGCTACTCG AACCTGGTTGGCAAGCGCCTCATCCATCCGTTCTTCCGAGAGCGCGAGATGCGCGTCGTCGCAGATGATCACGTGGTTTCCACTTTCGGAACAGGAGCTGTGAAAATCACTCCTGCGCATGATAAGAACGATTACGCGATCGCCAAGCGACACA ACTTACCGTGCATTTCCATCTTCACATTGGACGGAAAGATCGGCCCGGAAGGCGGTCCGTTCGCAGGGCAACATCGATTCGAGTGTCGATTCAAAATTCAGCAGGCACTCAAAGATCTG GGCTTGCTGGGAGAGAAGGTGCCCAACACACACGCCATGCAGTTGCCGCGGTGCAGCCGAAGCGGAGACATCATCGAGTACATGCTGATTCCCCAGTGGTGGTGCTCGTGCAAGGACATGGCCGATCGCTCGGTTAAGGCCGTCCGCAACGGCGACCTAAAAATCGTGCCGGCGTTCCACGAAGATGTTTGGTACCACTGGCTGGAAAACATCAAGGACTG GTGCATCTCGCGACAGCTGTGGTGGGGCCACAGAATTCCAGCATACCGGGTCACGAAGCCGGAGCAGCAGGAGGAGACTTGGGTGGTAGGTCGTTCACACCAGGAGGCTttggagagagcaggagcgaAGTTGGGGATCCAGGCCCTCTCTACAATTTCTCTGGAGCAAGACGAAGATGTCCTCGACACCTGGTTCTCCTCCggcctcttccccttcag CGTTTTCGGGTGGCCTGACAACACCGAGGACATTCAGGCGTTCTTCCCTACGTCCTTGCTGGAAACAG GCCACGACATTCTGTTCTTCTGGGTGGCCCGAATGGTGATGATGTCTCTCCAGCTGACGGACAAACTGCCTTTCGACACCGTTTTCCTGCACGCCATGGTGCGCGACGCGCACGGGCAGAAAATGAGCAAGAGCAAGGGAAACGTGATCGATCCTCTCGAGGTGATTTCCGGGATTTCACTGCAAGATCTCCAGGCGAAGCTGCACAAGGGCAACCTCCCGGAGAAGGAAATCAAACGCGCAGAAGAAGTGCTGAAGAAAGAGTTCCCCAAGGGCATAGAAGCCTGTGGCTGCGACGCGCTCCGCCTCGGCCTTCTGGCCTACACGCGCCAAGGGCGAAATGTGAATCTCGACCTCAACCGTGTGGTGGGCTACCGCCACTTCTGCAACAAACTCTGGAACGCCACCAAATTCGCCATGGACAAGTTCGAGGCCGCCTCCCAGCTTCTCGAGTGCGGCACAGAGGGCGCGGTGAATGGCCATGAGGTTAAGCCGTTCCGCCCCGGAGGCATATTCATGGGTGGTGTCGGGATCAGCAGAGGCGCGCAGGAACTCACAGGCTGCACCGGCGTCAAGTACGACCAACTCGAGTGGGTCGACCGGTGGATCTTGCACCGCCTGTCTGTCACATGCGCCGAG GTCAAGAAGGCGTTCGAGGAGTATGCCTTCTCTGAGGTTGTGACAGCGATTTTCAACTTCTTCCTGTACGACTTCTGCGACTACTACCTTGAGCTCTCGAAACAACGGCTCACGGTCCGTTCCGTAGAGCAAAAGACAGCTGACACAACTGGGTCTTCCTCCCGCTACATCCGCTCTTTGTGCGCACTGGAGGTGCTCCACGTCTGCCTCGACCGCggcctccgtcttcttcacccCCTCTGTCCCTTCATCACGGAAGAGCTTTTCCAGCGTCTGCCAGGATATGAAACAAAGCCGACGAGCATTTGCATTGCCGATTATCCTCAGCCGATTATGCAGTGGACTGACTACAAGCTTGAT GATGAGATGGAGCTCTTCAAGAGTGTCGTTTCTCATTTCCGTTCCCTCATTGCCGCCTTGGATATTCCCCCGAAGATCAAGCCCGTTGGTTACGTTATGATCACGGACGTTGCTCAGAAATACAACGAAAAcgcctcctctgcgtctttgcgTTCGTTCATCTCCGCAAGAGAGGGTGATCTTGCAGCCATGGCAAAAATGTCGAAG ATTTCCGTGCGGGCGCCAGATCAAAATGCTCCGGACTGCTGCGTGAGCGATGTCGTATGCGGCTCTGTGTCAATTTTCCTTTCCGTTGAGGACGGGGTAAATCTGGCGcagacactggagaagatgaacaagaagaaagcgaatcTCGAGAAAATG ATCCAGGGAtatgagaagaaagaggcgatGCCCGCGTACGAAGAGAAGGTGCCAGCAGATGTACGGGAACAGAACGCTGTGAGGAAGGGCGAGTTGCAGGAGGAGCTGAAGATGCTTCTTCAAGCTGTCGAGAACATGAAACGGCTTGCCGGCCAGTAG